The Chryseobacterium nakagawai genome has a segment encoding these proteins:
- a CDS encoding RpiB/LacA/LacB family sugar-phosphate isomerase: MSIFIKIGICADHGGFELKEKIKSFLVENQFEPVDYGAMELNSADDFPDFVIPLAKAVASKEVFRGIAICGSGVGACVVANKIPGIRAALITDYFSAHQGVEDDDMNLICLGGRVIGYAMAEELVLAFLNAKFIGAERHLRRLGKIRNLEDRPS; the protein is encoded by the coding sequence ATGTCGATATTCATAAAAATTGGAATCTGCGCAGATCACGGTGGTTTTGAACTTAAGGAAAAAATAAAATCTTTTTTAGTTGAAAATCAATTCGAACCGGTAGATTATGGCGCAATGGAACTTAACAGTGCAGATGATTTTCCGGATTTTGTAATTCCCCTTGCAAAGGCTGTGGCTTCAAAAGAAGTTTTCCGAGGCATAGCAATTTGTGGCAGTGGAGTGGGAGCCTGTGTTGTTGCCAATAAAATTCCCGGTATTCGGGCGGCATTGATCACAGATTATTTCTCGGCACATCAGGGTGTTGAGGATGATGATATGAATTTAATCTGTCTCGGCGGACGGGTCATAGGTTATGCAATGGCCGAAGAATTGGTTTTAGCTTTTCTTAATGCAAAATTCATTGGAGCTGAAAGACATCTGCGGCGCCTGGGAAAAATTCGGAATCTGGAAGACCGTCCATCCTGA